From Planococcus halocryophilus, the proteins below share one genomic window:
- a CDS encoding TetR/AcrR family transcriptional regulator, with protein MNRHSYFHIFLGGDVVEKRNKPKYKQIIDAAVIVIAENGYHQAQVSKIAKQAGVADGTIYLYFENKEDILISVFQEKMGIFVDKLEQIIARDLSASTKLGLMIESHFDLLASDIHLAIVTQLELRQSNHELRTKINNVLREYLKLMDKILIQGMNDGEFDENMDIRLARQMVFGTMDETITTWVMNEHKYNLVDLAPQVHRLLLKGMQA; from the coding sequence ATGAATCGCCATTCATATTTTCATATTTTTTTGGGTGGTGACGTAGTGGAGAAAAGAAATAAGCCGAAATATAAGCAAATTATAGATGCGGCAGTTATTGTCATTGCTGAAAATGGCTATCATCAGGCGCAAGTTTCGAAAATAGCTAAACAAGCAGGGGTGGCTGACGGAACCATTTATTTGTATTTTGAAAACAAGGAAGACATTTTGATTTCTGTATTTCAAGAAAAGATGGGCATTTTTGTTGATAAACTCGAACAAATTATCGCACGTGACTTGAGTGCCTCAACTAAGTTGGGATTAATGATCGAAAGTCATTTTGACTTGTTAGCAAGCGATATTCACTTGGCGATAGTTACGCAATTAGAGTTGCGTCAGTCAAATCATGAACTTCGTACGAAAATTAATAATGTGCTTCGAGAATATTTAAAATTGATGGATAAAATTCTGATTCAAGGTATGAATGACGGAGAATTTGATGAAAATATGGATATTCGTTTAGCTAGACAGATGGTTTTTGGTACAATGGATGAGACCATAACAACCTGGGTCATGAATGAACATAAATACAATTTAGTTGACCTCGCACCACAAGTTCATCGTTTGCTGCTGAAAGGTATGCAAGCTTAA
- a CDS encoding enoyl-CoA hydratase — MEFISWKKEDGVAIATINRPPANALSRSLILEVDELLNQVENDDEVRVIVLHGEGRFFSAGADIKEFTQVSSGEEFSKLSASGQEVFERVETFHKPVIAAIHGAALGGGLELAMSCHMRFVTENAKLGLPELQLGLIPGFAGTQRLPRYVGAAKAAEMLLTSDPITGTEAAQYGLANRAYAEEDLLSETLTIARKIAKKSPVSVKAAIQMLQYSKPASYYEGVDAEAQSFGTVFVSEDAKEGIQAFLEKREAQFKGK; from the coding sequence ATGGAATTTATTAGTTGGAAAAAAGAAGATGGTGTAGCTATTGCGACGATTAATCGTCCACCGGCAAATGCGCTATCGCGTTCGCTTATTTTAGAAGTGGATGAATTATTGAACCAAGTGGAGAATGATGATGAAGTTCGCGTTATTGTCTTGCACGGAGAAGGAAGGTTCTTTTCTGCAGGAGCAGACATTAAAGAGTTTACGCAAGTTTCTTCAGGAGAAGAATTTTCGAAGTTGTCAGCGAGTGGCCAGGAAGTTTTTGAACGAGTTGAAACGTTCCATAAGCCAGTCATAGCGGCAATTCATGGGGCAGCTTTAGGTGGTGGATTGGAATTGGCAATGAGTTGTCACATGCGATTTGTCACTGAAAATGCTAAACTAGGATTACCGGAGCTTCAACTAGGGTTGATTCCCGGTTTTGCTGGAACACAGCGATTGCCGAGATATGTAGGCGCAGCGAAAGCAGCTGAAATGTTATTGACGAGTGATCCAATCACTGGAACAGAAGCTGCGCAATATGGTTTAGCTAACCGTGCATATGCAGAAGAAGACTTACTTTCGGAAACGCTTACAATTGCGCGGAAAATTGCGAAGAAAAGTCCGGTTTCTGTTAAAGCGGCAATTCAAATGTTGCAGTATTCAAAACCTGCATCCTATTATGAAGGTGTAGATGCAGAAGCGCAGTCTTTTGGAACAGTATTTGTTTCAGAAGATGCTAAAGAAGGAATCCAGGCATTTCTGGAAAAACGTGAAGCACAATTTAAAGGGAAATAA
- a CDS encoding long-chain-fatty-acid--CoA ligase: MTEKPWLAHYPPEVPHTLTYPSMPVQEYLTQAYKKYPQKVAVHFMGKELSYEELYQSSMKFANYLQKLGIKKGDRVSIMLPNCPQAVISFYGILYAGGIVVMTNPLYTEREIVYQMNDSGAKAIISLDILFPRISKAIKETQLENVIVTGIKDYLTFPKNLVYPFIQKKQYGMTVKVEHRGINHLFTEIMKTAQPTVVETPFDFEEDLALLQYTGGTTGSPKGVMLTHKNLISNATMCDSWLYKCKKGEETIMGIIPLFHVYGLTTVLILSVMLGNKMVLLPKFDPETALKTINKQKPTLFPGAPTLYIGLMSHPDIAKYDLSSIEACMSGSAPLPAEVQEKFEALTGGKLVEGYGLTETSPVTHSNLVWGERIKGSVGIPYPDTDCKIFQTGTTIPIPNGEIGEIAIQGPQVMKGYWNKPEETAATIVDGWLLTGDLGYMDDEGHFFIVDRKKDMIIAGGFNIYPREIEEVLYEHEAVQECVVAGIPDPYRGETVKAYIVLKEGYTVTEEELNAYCREQLASFKVPRVYEFRKELPKTAIGKILRRSLVDEEVAKQNEAVPS; this comes from the coding sequence ATGACTGAAAAGCCTTGGCTCGCGCATTATCCACCAGAAGTGCCCCATACGCTGACCTATCCAAGTATGCCTGTACAAGAATATTTGACGCAGGCTTACAAAAAATACCCACAAAAAGTAGCAGTTCACTTTATGGGGAAAGAACTTTCTTACGAAGAACTGTATCAGTCTTCTATGAAGTTCGCCAATTATCTACAAAAGCTTGGCATTAAAAAAGGTGACCGAGTTTCAATTATGTTGCCAAACTGTCCACAAGCAGTGATTAGCTTTTACGGTATATTGTATGCTGGTGGTATTGTCGTTATGACAAACCCGCTTTATACTGAACGTGAAATCGTCTATCAAATGAATGATTCTGGAGCAAAAGCGATTATCAGCTTAGATATTTTGTTCCCAAGAATTTCGAAAGCGATAAAAGAAACACAATTGGAAAATGTCATTGTGACAGGGATTAAAGATTATTTGACATTTCCTAAAAATCTTGTTTATCCGTTTATCCAGAAAAAGCAATATGGCATGACGGTTAAAGTCGAACATAGAGGCATTAATCATTTGTTCACTGAAATCATGAAAACGGCCCAACCAACTGTTGTGGAAACCCCTTTTGATTTTGAAGAAGATTTAGCTTTGCTTCAATATACAGGAGGAACAACCGGTTCTCCAAAAGGAGTCATGTTGACGCATAAAAACTTAATCTCGAATGCGACAATGTGTGATAGCTGGCTGTATAAATGCAAAAAAGGCGAAGAAACCATTATGGGCATTATCCCATTATTCCATGTTTATGGCTTAACGACGGTATTGATCCTTTCCGTTATGCTAGGAAATAAAATGGTTCTCTTACCAAAATTTGATCCTGAAACGGCATTGAAAACGATTAATAAGCAAAAACCTACTTTGTTCCCAGGTGCGCCAACTTTGTATATTGGGTTGATGAGTCATCCTGATATTGCGAAATACGACTTATCTTCTATAGAAGCTTGTATGAGTGGTTCTGCACCACTACCTGCAGAAGTACAAGAAAAATTTGAAGCATTAACAGGTGGGAAGTTAGTTGAAGGTTATGGATTAACTGAAACTTCTCCAGTTACGCATTCCAATTTAGTGTGGGGAGAGCGGATAAAAGGTTCTGTCGGAATACCATACCCAGATACAGATTGTAAGATTTTCCAAACAGGTACTACAATTCCGATTCCAAATGGTGAAATCGGTGAAATTGCGATTCAAGGACCTCAAGTGATGAAAGGGTATTGGAACAAGCCTGAAGAAACGGCTGCTACCATCGTTGACGGCTGGTTACTCACTGGAGATCTTGGATACATGGATGACGAAGGACATTTCTTTATCGTCGATCGTAAAAAAGACATGATTATCGCGGGTGGTTTTAATATTTATCCACGCGAAATTGAAGAAGTTTTATATGAACACGAAGCTGTGCAAGAATGCGTAGTAGCCGGAATTCCAGATCCATATCGGGGCGAAACAGTAAAAGCTTACATCGTCTTGAAAGAAGGGTATACTGTAACAGAAGAAGAACTTAATGCGTATTGTCGGGAGCAGCTAGCTTCATTTAAAGTGCCGCGCGTATATGAGTTCCGCAAAGAATTACCGAAAACAGCAATTGGTAAAATTCTACGCCGTTCGTTAGTGGATGAAGAAGTTGCTAAACAAAACGAAGCTGTACCGTCATAA